The following are from one region of the Anaeropeptidivorans aminofermentans genome:
- a CDS encoding ABC transporter permease, with amino-acid sequence MFKFIGKRLLMIIPVILGVVFIIFFIMDFTPGDPAIMILGEGAKPEEYAALREELGLNDNLLIRYAKYIGDALQGDFGQSYRTNIPVFQEIMARLPYTLNLAVVSTIIAVLIGIPIGVLSAVKQYSASDNISLGVSLLLTSMPSFWFAMMCVLLFSLKLRWLPSLGVDSWKHFILPAIATSSSTLASTLRMTRSTMLEVIRQDYIRTARAKGAAERAIVFGHALRNALLPVITIVGVNFGHALGGAIVIEQVFAIPGLGQLMINAVRSKDIPMVTASILFASIIASLVNLLVDIVYTYVDPRLKSMYASPKAKKVKA; translated from the coding sequence ATGTTTAAGTTCATTGGAAAGAGACTTCTTATGATAATACCCGTTATACTGGGCGTTGTATTTATCATATTTTTTATAATGGATTTTACCCCTGGAGATCCAGCCATAATGATTTTGGGAGAAGGAGCAAAGCCTGAGGAATATGCGGCTTTAAGAGAAGAACTTGGCCTTAACGATAATCTTTTAATAAGATATGCGAAATATATAGGAGATGCTCTTCAGGGAGATTTCGGGCAGTCTTACAGAACCAACATTCCCGTATTTCAGGAAATAATGGCAAGGCTTCCATATACTCTTAACTTGGCGGTTGTAAGTACAATTATAGCTGTTCTCATAGGTATTCCCATCGGGGTGCTTTCTGCAGTAAAGCAGTATTCAGCGTCAGATAATATTTCATTGGGAGTATCGCTTCTTCTTACGTCTATGCCGTCATTCTGGTTTGCCATGATGTGTGTTCTTTTGTTTTCATTAAAGCTAAGATGGCTCCCGTCTTTAGGGGTTGATTCATGGAAACACTTTATTCTTCCGGCGATAGCAACTTCATCAAGTACCTTGGCTTCAACTTTAAGAATGACGCGCTCAACCATGCTTGAGGTTATCCGCCAGGATTATATAAGAACAGCAAGGGCAAAGGGGGCCGCTGAAAGAGCTATCGTATTCGGCCATGCTTTGAGAAATGCCCTTCTTCCGGTTATAACCATAGTAGGGGTTAACTTTGGGCATGCCTTAGGTGGTGCAATTGTAATTGAGCAGGTTTTTGCTATTCCCGGTCTTGGGCAGCTTATGATAAACGCTGTAAGGAGTAAAGACATACCTATGGTTACGGCTTCTATTCTGTTCGCTTCTATAATAGCAAGCCTTGTAAATCTTTTGGTTGATATTGTATATACTTACGTTGACCCAAGGCTTAAATCAATGTATGCAAGCCCTAAAGCAAAGAAGGTGAAGGCATGA
- a CDS encoding ABC transporter permease — MSEMNSSVINGGDALKKVHQFKKKSQLKAIWMRLKKNKLAMFGLIVFAVMAIIVLSADLYLDYEQQAITQDLANRFALPSGKHLLGTDHYGRDVMVRIIYGGRISMFVGLATICVSLSFGAVIGATAAYYGGKVDNILMRIMDIFLAIPNMLMAITLVAAFGSNVFNLIIAMGIAQVPRMSRIVRSSVLSVMGQDYIEAARSCGTSDARIIFRHILPNAMGPILVQATQTVARTVITVASLSFVGLGISEPTPEWGSMLSESKSQLRHYPHLAIAPGVAIVMLVMSLTLFGDGLRDALDPRLKN; from the coding sequence ATGAGTGAGATGAATAGTTCAGTTATAAATGGCGGAGATGCCCTTAAAAAAGTACATCAATTTAAGAAAAAAAGTCAGCTTAAGGCCATATGGATGCGCCTTAAGAAAAATAAACTGGCAATGTTTGGTTTAATTGTATTTGCCGTTATGGCCATTATAGTTCTTTCGGCAGATTTATATCTTGATTATGAGCAGCAGGCCATAACTCAGGATCTTGCTAACAGGTTTGCTCTTCCTTCAGGCAAGCATCTGCTTGGAACGGATCATTACGGAAGAGATGTTATGGTAAGAATTATTTACGGAGGAAGAATATCAATGTTCGTAGGCCTTGCTACGATTTGCGTATCTCTTTCATTCGGAGCTGTTATTGGAGCAACGGCAGCATATTACGGAGGCAAGGTTGATAATATTTTAATGAGAATAATGGACATTTTCCTTGCTATACCCAATATGCTGATGGCCATAACCTTAGTTGCAGCTTTTGGTTCCAATGTATTTAATCTGATTATTGCCATGGGTATTGCTCAGGTTCCAAGAATGTCAAGAATCGTACGGTCTTCCGTATTAAGTGTTATGGGGCAGGACTATATTGAAGCGGCAAGATCCTGCGGAACAAGTGATGCAAGAATAATATTCAGGCATATACTTCCCAATGCAATGGGCCCTATTTTAGTTCAAGCAACACAAACTGTTGCAAGAACTGTTATAACCGTTGCCTCATTAAGCTTCGTTGGCCTTGGGATATCAGAGCCTACGCCGGAATGGGGCTCTATGCTTTCTGAGTCAAAGAGCCAGTTAAGGCATTATCCTCACCTTGCCATAGCTCCGGGAGTTGCAATTGTAATGCTTGTTATGTCCCTTACATTATTTGGTGATGGCCTTAGAGACGCCCTTGATCCCAGATTGAAAAATTAA